The sequence GACCGCAGCCGAACCAAGTCGGCGAATGCGTTCGCGGCAGCATCGACACCATCGACGTCATCGGTGGCCACCAGGTCCAGCAGCAGCCCTCGGGCGACGGCCAGCCCGAGGCGCGTCAGCGCGGGATCGAATGCCGTCCCGCTACGCGCAGCGCTGGTCAGCCAGGCATCGACGGCATCGGGCAGCATCCTGGCGAACGGCTGCTCACCCTGCACGCCGCGGGCATAACACTCGAAGAAGAGCCGCTCGAAGGGACGCAGTTCCGGTCTGCGCAGGCTCGTCCACATCGCGATGATCGCTTGATCCGGCTCCGCCGGTAGCTCGCTCAGCAGCGTCATCTGTCGCCGTTCGACCTCCTCGACGACCGTCAGCAGCAGTTCGTCGCGAGATCCGAAGTGATGCAGCAGCATACGGTGACTCGTGCCGATGGCAGCGGCGACCTCCCGCAACGAACGATCGCCGATGCCCGCCCGCGCA comes from Mycolicibacterium pulveris and encodes:
- a CDS encoding helix-turn-helix domain-containing protein, whose product is MARSPDLERRQELIDALVADFARAGIGDRSLREVAAAIGTSHRMLLHHFGSRDELLLTVVEEVERRQMTLLSELPAEPDQAIIAMWTSLRRPELRPFERLFFECYARGVQGEQPFARMLPDAVDAWLTSAARSGTAFDPALTRLGLAVARGLLLDLVATDDVDGVDAAANAFADLVRLRSTTA